The following nucleotide sequence is from Gemmatimonadaceae bacterium.
TGGGCTTGCCGCGGCACGGCAACCGCTGCGTGACGCGCTGCGCGCCGGCTTGCCATGCCTCGGTATCTGCCTCGGCATGCAGTTGCTGTTCGACGCCAGCGAAGAGGGGCCCGGGGCTGGCATCGGCCTCTTTGCGGGGCAGGTGACGCGCCTCACCGCCGCGCGAGTTCCACAGATTGGATGGAACACCCTGGATGACGTGACCGATGGGGCATTCGTCCGGGCGTCGCTTCACACTGCGTATTACGCCAACTCCTTCGTATGCCGGCCAGTGGACCGGTCGTGCGTCGTGGCGTGGAGTACGCACGAGGGCGATCGTTTCCCCGCGGCGGTGCGCGCGGCGCGTACGCTGGGGGTGCAGTTTCATCCGGAG
It contains:
- the hisH gene encoding imidazole glycerol phosphate synthase subunit HisH, with protein sequence MTITVFDYGAGNLHSLVKVLSGSGHPVELQTDITRAITTDLLVLPGVGAFPAAAAGLAAARQPLRDALRAGLPCLGICLGMQLLFDASEEGPGAGIGLFAGQVTRLTAARVPQIGWNTLDDVTDGAFVRASLHTAYYANSFVCRPVDRSCVVAWSTHEGDRFPAAVRAARTLGVQFHPEKSSTAGVSFVRQFISDVLPG